TTTGGCACGTTTTCTTGTCGAGCTTGCTCATCACGCCAGATAAACAACAAACGTAACAGTGTCAAACTTTGTGGTGAGAGACGCCAAGCTGTCTTGACGCCTTGCCAGTTTTGCTCAGGATCGGCATTGAGCTGGAACTGCCATTTTAAAGATTCACAATCTTCCATGACCCATTCAAGCATTTTCTTGTCTTGCAAACGCGCCACTTGCAGCGGATAGACTTTGGCTAAATACACCACATCCAATGCGGCGTAGCGTTTTTGAGCATCGGTAAGCGGTCGCTGCGTCCAATCCGAGCGCGTCTCATCTTTGGCCACTTCAATGCGCAAGTATTCGTGAATCAGCTTCACATAACTTAATGACCATTGTGCACTGACATAAGCTTCCCCCACTTGCGTATCGTAGAAGGGGCTCGGCAAGACACCCAACAAACGATCAAACACGTCCAAATCTTCAGAGCAGGCATGAAACACCTTCATCACCGACGGGTTTACCATCAAGGCTTTCAATGGTGACCAATCGTCTATACCCAGCGGATCGATCAGTACCGCTTTCTCCCCTTCGCTGATTTGAATCAAACCTGTGATAGGGAAATAGGTGGTACGGCGAATGAATTCCGTGTCCACAGCAATAACAGGCAATTGCGCCCAATAGTCACACCAACTGGCCAAGGAGACATTATCCTCAACCCAAACAATATTTAATGTCTCTTCGAGATCATTCATTTTAGAGTGTCTTCCGTCCCTCTAACGCTAACGCCAGAGTATTGCCATCAACGTATTCCAGCTCGCCGCCCATTGGCACCCCATGAGCAATACGACTGACGTTAATGTTCAATGCTTTTAATTTCTCGGCGATGTAATGACAAGTCGCCTCACCTTCTACCGTCGAGTTGGTGGCAATAATGGCTTCTTCCACCTGATTTTTCACCACCAAGTCTTCAAGACGGTCTAAACCTAATTCTTCTGGGCCAATACCATCAATGG
The window above is part of the Marinomonas sp. THO17 genome. Proteins encoded here:
- the rnd gene encoding ribonuclease D, with product MNDLEETLNIVWVEDNVSLASWCDYWAQLPVIAVDTEFIRRTTYFPITGLIQISEGEKAVLIDPLGIDDWSPLKALMVNPSVMKVFHACSEDLDVFDRLLGVLPSPFYDTQVGEAYVSAQWSLSYVKLIHEYLRIEVAKDETRSDWTQRPLTDAQKRYAALDVVYLAKVYPLQVARLQDKKMLEWVMEDCESLKWQFQLNADPEQNWQGVKTAWRLSPQSLTLLRLLFIWRDEQARQENVPKGQILKDRTLWALAKSMPTHHKAMSNAEEMTGRQQRLYGDTILEKVAIVKQLSTDEFQQALEAPLPSQAGELTKAVKAYVRGRAETLGIAPEAMMKRKLLDPIVRHLFDGSAMDWQNPAMTGWRQDVIVKPILEKFKNAN